The DNA region AAATGAAATTCTATTATGTACAAGGGGCCAAGCAACTCAAGTTTTAAAACTCAAGCTACTGTTGAAGAACATCATAAAGAAGTTGGAGGTGAAAATTCTTCAAGTAGTGAAGATTTTGAAGATTCAGAAAATGACTTGTCAGATGAAAATGATTTATCAGAAAGAATTAGAAATGAAAAGCGTAGATATGAGGTTAGTGAAGAATTAGAGAGAAAGTTGAATGCTGAAGAAGGGGAATCAGATTGTTGCAACTCCGATGATACAAGGACTTACAAAATGATTCGGATAGCGACAGTTTAAGCTTTCCAAAGTTCAACCCAAAAACAGATGGAAAAAATCCAAAATTGGCATTAGAGTTAACCTTTGGAAACAAGAGAGAGTTCATACATGCTGTAATAACTCATGAAATTAGTCAAGGAAAATACATAAAGTGGAAAAAGAATGACAAGAAATGAGTTAGAGCAACTTGTACACACTCAAATTGAAACTGGGAGATTATGGCTTTAAGAATGCACGGGGATAGGGCATTTCAGATCAAGACATACAACGCCGATCATAAGTGTAAGGGATGGAACCATTCTAACAAAACCATCACTTCTTCCTATATTGCAAGAAGATATCTTGATGCCATTAGCAAGCACAGGAATTAGAACGTCCAAGAATTCAGAGATCATGTGAGTGTGGAGCTAAGAGCTCATGTGACATTAAATCAATGTAGAAGGGCTAAGCAAAAGGCGCTCAAAATTATTGATGGAGATCTAAATGCTCAATATAAGATATTGTGAAACTATTGTAATGAAATTGTGAGGACAAATCCGAATACTTCTATCTATATGAAGTTGGTTGAAAATGAGGTTCCTAACAAGCCTAATAGATTTCAGAGAATCTATATTTGCTTTGCAGGTTGTAAGGAGGGGTTCAAGAGTGGCTATAGAAAGATAGTTGGAGTGGATGGTTGTTGGCTTAAGGGTCCAATGTATGGGACTCAGTAATTGACGGCTGTCGGAGTTGATCCTAATAACAAAATCTTTCTAATAGCATATGCAGTTGTAGAGAAGGAAAGAACGGACTCATGGGCTTGGTTTTTGAATCACTTGAAGCGTGACTTAGAAATTGATGATGATTTTACTTGGACTTTCATGTTAGATAAGAAAAAAGGGCTGGTTGAAGCCTTTAATGAGGTGTTGCCATTTGTTAACCACAGATTTTGTGTGAGGCATTTGCATAATAACTTTAAGAGTGCAGGATTTAGTGGTATCTCATTGAAGGATGCACTTTGGAAAGCCGCAAGGGCTTCAATAGATAAATGGCTTGATATTTGTATTGTTGAGATCTTTGATTTAGACCCTGAAACTGCTAATGGTTAAGAGAGAAATCGCTTAGTGAATGGTCTAGATCTCACTTCTATGAAAATGTGAAATCTGATATCCTACTTAATAACATGTGTGAATGTTTTAATGCAATGATTATTGAAGCTAGAGACAAGCCAATTATCACTCTATTGGAAAAAATAAGGTATCTTCTTATGGCTAGGATGCAGGCAAATAGGGATAAAAGCGCAAAATGGGACATCAATGATGTTTGTCCTAGGACAAAGGATATATTGAAGAAAAATCAAAAGGCTACAACGGAGTTCATTCCTAGAAAATCTAATGAGTGGAACTATGAGATTATAGGGGCAAACATAAATAATAAGTGGGCTGCagaattactaaataaaatatgCAGTTGTAGAAAATGGGATTTGACAGGAATTCCATGCAAGCATGCCATTGCTGCAATTTGGGCTAAAAAAGATGAGattaatgtccatgattgttaTAAGGTGGAAACATACAGAAGGGTCTATGACTTTGCTATTTTACCTATGAATGGACATGATATGTGGCCTAAGTCAAATAACATTGCTCCATTGCCTCCCAAATTAGTAAGAACTAGCACTAAAGGAAGAAAGCAgacaaaaaggagaaaagaacCAGATGATGTAGTAGCAAGTAGAACTAAAATGAAAAGGAGACAGACTTCTTTGGATTATAGAAAATGCCATAATACTGGCCATATCAGAAGAACATGCAAACTATATGTTGTTCAATCGGATCTCCAAGTTAATAAGCCATCATTTTATGCTTCTAGCTCATCAACTTGCGCAAAGCTTCCGATTTCAATAAATTACATTTGAACTCCATTTTTAAGTTatgttatgaaaaaaaaaataatactatGTATTTTATATGCAGGTTAGAAGAGGACCTGCGGCACGGAGACATATGCAATCAACTCAAGAATTTGACTCTTAATTATGTTGGTATCTGCTGAAATATAGCTACTATATTGGTTGTTTTGGTGCTGAAATGTCGTGGGAATGCTGATTTTTTACTGCTGGATTGTTGTTTTTATTGCAGCTCAAGTGCTATTTTTTTGCGGTTGGAATGCTCTTTTTTTGCTGCTGGAACGGTGTTTTTTGTTGCAAAacactatttatttatttttgttgctGGAACGTTGATTTTTGCTGCTGAATTCATTCTGCTAAATGCTTAAACTTGCTGCTGGTGCGCTGTTTTTTTGCTGCTGaaacactgtttttttttttttttttttttgctgctgGAACGCTCCATTTTGATGCTgaaacactatttttttttttgctgttggAACGCTGAAGTTCGCTGCTGAAATTCTTGTTACTGAAATGCTGAAACTTTTGCTGCTGATGTGCTTATTTTTTTGCTGCTGCGAAGGCTTGTTTTCCCGCTATTGGAGATGCTTGAAGTCTGCTGATTTTTTTTGTCTATGATGATTGTTGGATTTGATTTACTGGAGTTGAAATTGTAAAGATCTGTGATCTTCATTTTTGAAACCTACAATGTTTAATGAATCAGTGATATTTAGTTTCAGCCAACTTTTGTCATTACTTCTACCTTTCTTTACAAAGTTTAAATTTAATATTAAAGATTTTTTGAAATTCTGTTAGTTTTCTAACAGGATGTGAAGTTCTCTGTTAGTGAGACTAAAAATGCTCAAGTTTTGCAAACTTAAAGGACATATAGTGCTCAAGGTTATATTTAAAGGACAAAGTTAAGCCTACCCCCAAAGATAAGGGATATTTCTGGCCAAACACTCTTCTACAGTTGGGATAATTAGTACGTAGAAGATTTCTAATTGAAAAGTTATTTACAAATGGTCCCTCATGGAAATACTTATCACTAAATCAGCTCCTAGTATATGCACCAATCAATACAGTAAAAACTTACTCGTACCGGCTATTTACACCCAATGTAGTTAAGATAACAATAGAAAACAAACTACATCTAAAgtcttatttaaaaaaataaatcaaaaagaCAATAAAACTAGTTAACTTAAAagaaagtagttaaagttatactatcTAACAATGGCCAAAAGATTTAGGGTCGCGTTaacttcttctttcttttatttcttgcaCACCTTCTTCTAAGTACTACTTAATTCTCAATTATGTGTCATtatgttcttttttctttttttgtgtaAATCCGAAACAGCACACGTAAGGGAATTTCAAATTAAGGGCCAGAGGCATAAAGGAATTGACATATACTAGATTGGTTAACTTCCTACTTATGTAAGTACATTATGTATATTGAAAGAATTTTATTAAATTGAGAACAATGCTTGCCGTGTTGAAAAGAAATATTCATCTTATTGCTTGTGCATATAGAAAAACGAAATCTGAACATGTAGTATTTAGGATTTCTGCTCAATTTATGCTGTCGCAAAGTTTTTGTTTTATTATTAGTTTGGTCTTTTTATATCTAACTACATAAACTTGAGTGAATTTTGATTCTAGTTATGTGtgtatattatatttttttttttatcattagcTGATTTTTTGTTTTAAGGACGAGGAAGAAGCTTATAATgtatattgttgacacccaattttgtcccgtctctctgccaaaatacctatttttaagcttctaatattttgaaaaaaaataaaaaaaatacattctggttactataattattagcctcttatcaataccgacattttattattctattataataataataattattattattattattatcattattattattattattattattattattattattattattatttattaatattattataattcacaattcttatcatttcggcattttaccagcttacgcatttatctttgcataaataaataatagtatttatttagtgcggattttcaaagaaaagtaacatatattattacacggctattataacaccatatgattttattacccgagtctagtaatcacatattttttggtattaagtaatattttgtcaccctcggtatattcattaattaaatgggtcttttttaaagccaaactatttcttgccctcggtccgcattttgacttaccggactccaaattaaaGCCCGATTGACTCTTGGTAATTTTAGGACTAGTCCGTATCCCTTGTCTCAATTTTTTAGAataatccatgtttaatttactagtccgttcttttaatacccagtctaaaatttgacccggtccacaaatggaccgggtccaattcatttttcagctgaataaggaaacccttttagggtttccccatcACTTTCCTCCATCCCCGCCGTCTCCATCTATCTCTCGTCTCCCTCCCCATTTTCATCGTCATCTCCATCATCGCACCTCCCTCATTTCCCATCCCCCGCCGTTTCTCCTCCATCTCTTTCCCTCTCCCTTTACCCCTAACCCTAGCGCCGCCCATCTCCCTCACCTGACGCTCCACCACCGTCCGACACCTCCACTCACCCGACACCTCTGACGCACACGCACCCCTCTGTCATCTCCACCGCACCTTTACCCCCACGCGTCTGACCTCACCACCTTCGTCTGTCGCCACCACCTGACACACCCATACCCTGACACACCCACTCCTCTGACACCCACGCTACCCTCACCATCACCCCAGCTCGTTTtgtctcccccgctcctctctccttttcttcaactcaaaagagccaaaaccctataaatggtcggCGTTGAATCCAAAATTGGACAGGTTGGAAAAACCccaaaaattgccttgcaaaacCAGAGGTGAACCCGAAATCCCCTTTCAAAAAATGAGTTCTTGAATCCCCATAAATCCCCTACAAAAATAGGGATTtcgaataataaaaaaaaaaaaaagctctgaAATTAAATTCTGAAACAAGCCTTTTTTTTTCGCTGTTCTTGAAATCCTGAAAATCTCTAAAATATGAGTCTTTTAATCACCTAAATTCCGAGTTCTATTAGCACTTTGATCttgtttatttatcaaatcatAATACTACATCAATTCTATTCTATTTTCATTGGTTTTGGTATCATTGTGaacccgagcatcgcaagctcggattcgatagtgttcgagtggatatcgagaccttcgcctcacttcgctgcatccACAAAAGGTTAGCATGTTCCTTTCCTTTTCGAATCCGAAATTTCGAGTATGTTAGCATGTTTATTTCGTTTTGGTTGAATCTTAGTTTATAACTTGTAGTATCGAGCATGTTCAGGATTGGTTAGTTCGATTCTGGTCTTAATGATTCTCGTATGTTCGTGTCTAAATTTAGTTTGGGTTTTGCAAATCTGGAAGTTTGATAGAATATATTTGTTTATGTCTTAACTTTAGCTTAGCTCAATTtcgtttttttttgttgttggtcgTAGTTCGCAACTCTTATTCAGTTGTGTATGTGGCATGTTCTGTTAGAGAGGTAGGCATTCATCTAATAATAATCTTGTTAGCTTGATCATTTCAAATGGAAGGAGGAATTTGTTTGTTCATCATTCAGAATGTATGACTTTCCTAGTTTGGGTCCTGAAGCTAAAATGTGTCTAAAGTAAAGGGTTGTACATCTAGTTAACTAGCCTTCAACTAAGGAGTGCTAGAAGCAGCATAAagggtaaaaaataaaaataaagaagctTGTCTATTTACTGTTCTAACCATTCATGGTAATATCTGAATTAAAGTGAATAGGAATGGTTCAGAGATGGTAAATCTTATAAGATGAGAATTGCTTAGTTGATTCATTCCCAACATTACTGCTTGACCAAACCTTGCACTGTTGAACACATAAGTTTGATTGAATGTTGTGCAACATCTGGATAATCATGTTTGCTTCAAGCCTGTGTCATTTAATTCATGTTGAATATGTGTTATGACCATACATGTATGCCATAGCATTGGCCTCAGGATTATGTGTTAATTAGTGTCTCGAGAAATATTTGACTGCCTAGGTTCTGCCTTTAAGGTTCATCCCTATTAGTTTTATTTTGCATAGTTAGTTTTGCCCCATGTGGAATTCTATGGTATGGTATTTTAGCCTAAACATACTCATCGATTGTGAGCATGCTTATTGATTGTGAGCTTAGACTTGCGCTCTTGTCTGAATCTGGTATACCTCTTCCTGCATGCTATGACCTGCTTGCTTTTCTCACTCTGACCATTGTTTGATTACGCCAACCTGTTTTGTTGATGTTCTTTTGACTCCTGCATGACAACCCCTCCTCTTTTGCATGTATTTTGGCTTATTTCTACTTCCCTGCTTGCTTCAGTCACATTTCCTACGCAAACATGAGCAGTCGATATATGTTTAGCCACTTAGTGTTTGTTTGGTGTTGCTG from Lycium barbarum isolate Lr01 chromosome 10, ASM1917538v2, whole genome shotgun sequence includes:
- the LOC132612977 gene encoding uncharacterized protein LOC132612977, encoding MCECFNAMIIEARDKPIITLLEKIRYLLMARMQANRDKSAKWDINDVCPRTKDILKKNQKATTEFIPRKSNEWNYEIIGANINNKWAAELLNKICSCRKWDLTGIPCKHAIAAIWAKKDEINVHDCYKVETYRRVYDFAILPMNGHDMWPKSNNIAPLPPKLVRTSTKGRKQTKRRKEPDDVVASRTKMKRRQTSLDYRKCHNTGHIRRTCKLYVVQSDLQVNKPSFYASSSSTCAKLPISINYI